GACCGGAACCCGGTGGGCGTCATCGTCGGCGGCATGCTGGGCGCGGCGGTGGTGCTGGGCTCGGTGGCCTACACGCTGGTGTCCCTGCTGGGCTGAGCGCGAGGCCTCACGTCGCGCGGGTGCCCGGGTGCCAGCGCTCCAGGTGCCTCGCGTGCGTGGGCAGGTACGCGCCGGGCTGGAAGTGCGTGTCGTAGAACTCCAGGTCCAGGTGGTGGGCCTGGAGGTAGGTGAGGCAGAAGACGCTCGGCACCGTGCCGGGGAACTTGCCGAACCTGTCGAGGATGACCTGGGCCATGTGGGCGACGCACTCGCGGAACCGTGCGTCGTGGACCTTGGCGGCGCCGCGCACACGGGGGCTCTCCTTCCAGGCGCCGGGGGTGCCGGGGTTGAAGGGGCCGCCCTTGGAGAACTTGCGCTCGCACAGCGCGTCCACCGCCGCGCGCATGTCCGGGTAGTGGGGCGGGCAGAAGGCCTCGAAGACGCCGGGCAGGCCCGTGGGGTTGGGCATCGTCCAGCGCGAGTCCACGTCGAAGCGGAAGCGCAGGCCGGGCGCGCGCGGGTCTCCGGTGGCGCCGAGGATGGTGTGCCGGTCGATGCCGTCGAACATCCACCCGCCCAGGCCCATGGCCTGGAGCATCAACGCTCCGGCGTAGCAGCTACAGGCCAGCTCGGCCGTGGCCTCGGTGAGGATGTACTGCTCGACGTAGGAGAAGGGGAAGGGCGCGTCCACGTTGACCAGCCCGCGGAAGCGCTCCATGTCCGGGAAGGGCTCGCCGTGGACGTCATCGAAGAGGCAGTAACCGTTCTGCACGAGGAAGCAGAGGCCGGCGAGCATGTGCTGCGCCAGGTCCGCCACGGGGATGACGAGCATGGAGCCGGGCACGTTGGCGCACCACGTGTTGTGGCCCTCCATGAAGGGCTCCTCGCGGGGGAACTGGAGCCGGCCCGAGTCGAGCTTGCGGATGCGGCCCCGGTGGGCCTCCAGCAAGTCGTCCAGGTCGAAGGAGCCATCCTCCTCCTTCTCCGCGAGCGCGGGCGCGTCGCGGGTGGCGAAGAGGTAGACGCCGCTGTCGTCGGTGAAGAACAGCTCGCTGGTGTGGAAGCCGGCGGCGGAGGGGAAGGTGCGGCCTCCCGCCGCGCCCGCGTAGTTGGGAAAGTGGGGCGCGTAGTGCGCGTTCCGGGTGATGGCGTAGTGCCAGCCCGTGTTGCCGCCCGCCGCCAGCAGCAAGAGCAGCTGCTCCAGCTCGCTCAACGGCATCGGTTCCTGGTGCGAGGTGTGGGCCAGCGGCCCATCGGGAATGGACGCGCCCATGGAGAAGCGGCGGGCGCGGCGGCCGAGCAGTGCCTGGAGCAGCGGGAAGGAGAGGACGTCTTCGAACCCAGCGGGCAGTGAGGGCCGGGCGGAGCCGGGAGCATCAGCGGGCACGAGAACCTCCAGGGGGCCAGGAGCAGGTCGTGCGGGTGGAGGGTGCGGTGGCCGTATGTGACGGGCAGGCGAGTGGGCTGGCGGACGGACGACAGCCTTCCCAGGGCGCGGGGACAATCTGTCCCGGCGACCGTTGTCGCTCCGCCAATCCGGCACGTGAGGCTGTTGCGCTCCGGACGGCACTCCCTGAGGTAGTTGCCCGGCACGCCGGTTGCTCCAGTGTGGCGAGTCAGGAGGGATGACCCGCATGGAGCTCGAAGCCATCATCCGCCGCGCCCGGGAGCAGGGGGCCAGCGACGTTCACCTGGAGGGCGGCATGCCCATGGCGCTGCGCGTGCGAGGGACGCTGAGGCTGGTGGGCGAGCCGGTGCCTTCCTCCACGCTCACCGCCCTGGCTCGCGAGGTGGTGGGCGAGGACGGCTGGCACGAGTTCCTGGAGCGTTGCTCCTACGACGTGTCGCGCACGTTGGAGGGCCAGCGCATCCGCATCAACGTGCTACGGAGTGCGCGAGGCGTGGGCTTCGCCATCCGCCTCCTGTCCACGTCGCAGGCGACGCTGAAGCGATTGAACCTGCACCCGGACCTGCGCCGGCTCGTGGAGCCGACCCATGGGCTCGTCCTGGTGAGCGGGCCCACGGGCTCGGGGAAGACGTCCACGCAGGCGGCGCTGCTCCAGGAGCTGAACCTGGGCGAGGCGCGGCACATCATCACCGTGGAGAGCCCCATCGAGTATGCGCTGGTGCCCCGGCAGTCCTTCATCCGGCAGCGCGAGGTGGGACGGGACACGCCGTCCTTCGAGCAGGCGCTCATCGACGCGATGCGGGAGGACCCGGACGTGTTGATGGTGGGGGAGATGCGCGAGCCGGAGGTAATGCGCCTGACGCTGAATGCGGCGGAGACGGGGCACCTGGTGCTGGCCACGGTGCACTCGGCCAGCGCGGGTGAGGCCCTGTCGCGGGTGGTGTCCGCCTTCCCACCGGAGATGCAGGCGGCGGTGTGCGCGCAGCTCGCGGACTGCCTCGTGGGCGTGGTGTGCCAGCGGCTGCGCTACCGGCCGGAGGTGGGCCTGCGCGTGCCCGAGTGCGAGGTGCTCATGGCCAGCACGGCGGTGAAGAGCATCGTCAGGCAGGGGGCCTTCTACAAGATTCCGTCGGCCATCGAGACCGGCGCCGCCGACGGCTGCTGGTCCTTTGCGCGCTACGCGGACTGGCTGGCGAAGAAGACGGACTGGAGCCAGCCCACCCCCGCGCCCGAGGACGCTCCGGCGCCCGAGCCCATCGACGAGCTGCGTGCCACGCCCATGGCCCGGACCCGGCCCGCCACCGTCACCCGACTGCCGCCGTCAGCGGCGAGGCCGAAGCGGAGTCCGCCGCCCGCCGAGTCCCGGCCCGGGGAGGAAGGCGTCTTCGTCATCCAGGGGGAGCAGGACGACCTGGTGTCCCTCATTCGCGAATTGGAGGGAGGCGGCTCCCGGGAGTGAGCGACAG
This is a stretch of genomic DNA from Pyxidicoccus trucidator. It encodes these proteins:
- a CDS encoding type IV pilus twitching motility protein PilT encodes the protein MELEAIIRRAREQGASDVHLEGGMPMALRVRGTLRLVGEPVPSSTLTALAREVVGEDGWHEFLERCSYDVSRTLEGQRIRINVLRSARGVGFAIRLLSTSQATLKRLNLHPDLRRLVEPTHGLVLVSGPTGSGKTSTQAALLQELNLGEARHIITVESPIEYALVPRQSFIRQREVGRDTPSFEQALIDAMREDPDVLMVGEMREPEVMRLTLNAAETGHLVLATVHSASAGEALSRVVSAFPPEMQAAVCAQLADCLVGVVCQRLRYRPEVGLRVPECEVLMASTAVKSIVRQGAFYKIPSAIETGAADGCWSFARYADWLAKKTDWSQPTPAPEDAPAPEPIDELRATPMARTRPATVTRLPPSAARPKRSPPPAESRPGEEGVFVIQGEQDDLVSLIRELEGGGSRE